A portion of the Calditerricola satsumensis genome contains these proteins:
- a CDS encoding rhodanese-like domain-containing protein, producing MLETLLPLALVVALIWLLYTRLAPVRGVATIGPAELRARLKGPRAFLLVDVREPHEYRAGHLPGAINLPLSQLAVQHHRLPKDKPIILYCASGMRSKQAARWLKKRGYTHLVNVRGGLIGLNDVLVR from the coding sequence ATGCTCGAAACCCTTTTGCCGCTAGCCCTTGTCGTCGCGCTCATCTGGCTCCTTTACACCCGCCTGGCGCCCGTGCGCGGTGTGGCCACCATCGGTCCCGCCGAACTGCGCGCGCGCCTAAAGGGTCCGCGCGCGTTTCTCCTCGTCGACGTCCGGGAGCCCCACGAATACCGGGCGGGGCATCTTCCCGGCGCCATCAACCTTCCGCTCTCGCAACTGGCCGTTCAACACCATCGCCTGCCAAAAGACAAACCGATCATCCTCTACTGCGCCAGCGGGATGCGCAGCAAACAGGCTGCCCGCTGGCTCAAAAAACGCGGCTACACGCACCTTGTCAACGTCCGGGGCGGTCTGATCGGTCTGAACGACGTGCTGGTCCGCTAG
- the trxA gene encoding thioredoxin: MSVITVTDRTFDQTIRQAGPVLVDFWAPWCGPCRMLAPVLDELAQELGDRVTIAKLNIDENPYTASRFGVMSVPTLKLFRGGIELGTLVGYKPKELLKSWVESYL, translated from the coding sequence ATGTCCGTGATCACCGTGACCGATCGGACCTTCGACCAAACAATTCGGCAAGCGGGGCCCGTTCTGGTGGACTTCTGGGCGCCGTGGTGCGGGCCGTGCCGTATGCTGGCACCCGTGCTGGATGAGCTGGCGCAGGAGCTGGGCGACCGCGTCACCATCGCCAAGTTGAACATCGACGAAAACCCGTATACCGCCAGCCGGTTCGGCGTCATGAGCGTGCCGACGCTGAAGCTGTTCCGCGGCGGCATCGAGCTGGGCACCCTCGTCGGCTACAAGCCGAAAGAGCTGCTGAAATCGTGGGTGGAATCGTATCTGTAA
- a CDS encoding sulfite exporter TauE/SafE family protein, with translation MSWAEALTLFAIGFVGSFISGMVGIGGSIIKYPMLLYIPPLLGVASYSAQEVAAVSAVQVFFATLAGVWAYRKDRYIHPKLVAYMGTAIIFGSFLGGFGSKFLDNATINFVYAVLAAIAAVMMFIPRPEREARYEEVTFSKPIATLSAFVVGLLSGIVGAAGAFILIPIMLVVLNIPTRVAIASSMAITFISSIGATVGKVLTGHLLFWPAVIMVIASTLASPLGVRVAKRVKAKILKGILAALILATALKIWVDILF, from the coding sequence ATGTCGTGGGCGGAAGCGTTGACGCTGTTCGCCATCGGGTTCGTCGGTTCCTTTATCAGCGGGATGGTGGGAATCGGCGGTTCGATCATCAAATACCCCATGTTGCTGTATATTCCCCCGCTTCTCGGGGTTGCTTCCTACTCGGCGCAGGAGGTGGCCGCCGTCAGCGCCGTCCAGGTGTTCTTTGCCACGTTGGCCGGCGTATGGGCGTATCGCAAAGACCGGTACATTCACCCCAAGTTGGTTGCCTACATGGGGACGGCGATCATTTTCGGCAGCTTTCTCGGCGGCTTTGGTTCCAAGTTTTTGGACAACGCGACGATCAACTTCGTCTACGCCGTTCTGGCGGCGATTGCGGCGGTGATGATGTTCATTCCGCGTCCGGAACGCGAAGCACGTTACGAAGAGGTGACGTTTTCCAAGCCCATTGCCACCCTGTCCGCCTTTGTCGTAGGACTGCTGTCGGGCATCGTGGGGGCGGCCGGCGCGTTCATCCTGATCCCGATCATGCTGGTGGTCCTCAACATTCCCACCCGCGTGGCGATCGCCTCGTCGATGGCCATCACGTTCATCTCCTCCATTGGCGCGACGGTGGGAAAGGTGCTGACGGGCCATCTGCTCTTCTGGCCCGCGGTGATCATGGTGATCGCCAGCACGCTGGCTTCGCCCCTTGGCGTGCGCGTGGCCAAGCGCGTAAAGGCGAAGATTCTCAAAGGCATTTTGGCCGCGCTGATCTTGGCCACCGCCCTCAAAATCTGGGTGGACATTCTCTTCTAA
- a CDS encoding class I SAM-dependent methyltransferase, protein MANRAFWESRFAQEAYVYGTEPNAFVRQVAPHLPKGRTLAVADGEGRNAVYLAQLGHEVTMWDYAQAGLEKCRRLAEARGVRVVTEWVDVTKATWPEARFDVVVCTYLHLPAPQRQAVLSHMASAVKPGGHVVMEVFSLHQLRYGTGGPADPALLYHPAEFWFAFSTWRVKHWFWGEVERKEGLYHNGTSHVLQCWLQRPEQ, encoded by the coding sequence ATGGCCAACCGCGCGTTTTGGGAAAGCCGGTTTGCACAGGAAGCCTACGTTTATGGAACGGAGCCCAACGCTTTTGTGCGGCAGGTGGCACCGCACCTGCCGAAGGGGCGTACGCTGGCTGTGGCGGATGGAGAAGGGCGAAACGCCGTTTACTTGGCCCAGTTGGGGCATGAGGTGACCATGTGGGATTACGCACAGGCGGGCCTCGAGAAGTGCCGACGGCTTGCGGAGGCGCGCGGGGTGCGGGTGGTGACGGAGTGGGTCGACGTGACGAAGGCCACCTGGCCGGAGGCACGTTTTGATGTGGTGGTTTGCACCTATTTGCACCTCCCCGCGCCGCAGCGCCAAGCGGTGCTCAGCCACATGGCCTCCGCGGTCAAGCCGGGAGGCCACGTGGTGATGGAGGTCTTTTCGCTGCACCAGCTGCGCTACGGCACCGGAGGGCCGGCCGATCCGGCGCTTTTGTACCACCCGGCCGAGTTTTGGTTTGCCTTTTCGACATGGCGGGTGAAGCATTGGTTTTGGGGCGAGGTGGAGCGGAAGGAAGGGCTGTACCACAACGGCACGAGCCATGTCCTTCAGTGCTGGCTACAGCGCCCGGAACAGTGA
- a CDS encoding glycosyl hydrolase family 18 protein codes for MLRRLLRILLVLPLFIALASPQASARTSGWAIDVVQPGDTLSRVAKRHGTTWQRLAQLNGLTRPEVVPGQALIVPRPSLSVRPGDTLWELAVRHGTSVKALRQVNGLRADQPLVPGTRLRIPQDGRRPIDAGLFFVPSGNAAKDRALLARYRSTVRRVGLFDVRINPNGSLAVRAFGPATTVLRTQGQLPYPVLTNLTPSGFDAAHMRRILAHPAKRRTLVDSIWHLLKANRFPGVMLDIEGLKPQDRALYTQFLRELHAKLRPSGMEIAVSVPPKQGPHTPAHAGGYDYAAIGKYADRVFVMAYDWHIPPFTGPGPVAPYPQVKATMAYASTVISPKKLYLGIPMYGYDWNVTAGNGRALSQQKALEQAIARGATIRFDPRSRTPYYRYTANGERHEVWFEDARSLAAKFALVKRYKWAGVGGWQMNLFFPQGETLFWSLFRAL; via the coding sequence ATGCTTCGCCGCCTGTTGCGCATTCTTTTGGTTTTGCCCCTGTTCATTGCTCTCGCTTCCCCTCAAGCCTCCGCCCGGACAAGCGGTTGGGCCATTGACGTGGTACAACCCGGTGACACCCTGTCACGCGTCGCCAAACGCCATGGCACCACCTGGCAACGCCTGGCCCAGCTCAACGGCCTCACCCGCCCCGAGGTGGTACCCGGGCAAGCGCTGATTGTGCCGCGGCCGTCCCTTTCCGTACGCCCCGGCGACACGCTCTGGGAACTGGCCGTGCGCCACGGCACAAGCGTGAAGGCGCTGCGTCAGGTCAACGGGTTGCGCGCCGACCAGCCCCTTGTCCCTGGGACGCGCCTGCGCATCCCGCAAGATGGTAGAAGGCCGATTGACGCCGGGTTGTTTTTTGTCCCCTCGGGAAACGCGGCAAAAGACCGCGCCCTGCTGGCCCGCTACCGCTCGACGGTTCGCCGCGTCGGGCTGTTTGACGTGCGCATCAACCCCAATGGCTCGCTGGCCGTGCGCGCCTTTGGGCCGGCTACCACTGTCCTGCGCACACAGGGACAGCTGCCCTACCCCGTCCTCACCAATTTGACGCCAAGCGGCTTTGACGCCGCGCACATGCGGCGCATTCTCGCCCATCCGGCCAAGCGACGCACCCTCGTCGACAGCATTTGGCACCTGCTCAAGGCCAACCGCTTCCCCGGCGTCATGCTGGACATTGAGGGACTCAAGCCACAAGACCGCGCGCTGTACACGCAGTTCCTGCGCGAACTCCACGCGAAATTGCGTCCTTCGGGGATGGAGATTGCCGTCTCGGTGCCCCCCAAGCAAGGCCCTCATACACCCGCCCACGCCGGCGGCTACGATTACGCCGCGATTGGGAAGTACGCCGACCGCGTGTTTGTCATGGCCTACGATTGGCACATCCCGCCCTTTACCGGTCCTGGGCCCGTTGCACCGTACCCACAGGTCAAGGCCACCATGGCGTACGCGTCAACGGTCATTTCGCCCAAAAAGCTGTATTTGGGGATTCCCATGTACGGATACGACTGGAACGTGACCGCCGGCAACGGACGGGCGCTGTCCCAACAGAAAGCTCTGGAACAGGCCATCGCCCGCGGGGCGACGATTCGGTTCGACCCCCGTTCGCGCACGCCGTATTACCGCTACACGGCAAACGGCGAGCGGCACGAGGTGTGGTTTGAAGACGCCCGCAGCCTGGCCGCCAAGTTTGCCCTGGTGAAACGGTACAAATGGGCGGGCGTAGGAGGCTGGCAGATGAACCTGTTCTTCCCTCAGGGCGAGACGCTGTTTTGGTCACTGTTCCGGGCGCTGTAG
- a CDS encoding rhodanese-like domain-containing protein has protein sequence MAAAVREITPQEAKNVLAREQDRFGVLDVRKAEEWAKGHIPGARHIPLEELPLRVAELDPQREWIVVCRSGNRSAKACAFLAERGFRVRNLQGGMLAWNETEGEGGAK, from the coding sequence ATGGCCGCGGCAGTGCGCGAGATTACGCCGCAAGAGGCGAAAAACGTGCTGGCGCGCGAGCAAGACCGCTTCGGCGTGCTCGATGTGCGCAAAGCGGAGGAGTGGGCCAAAGGCCATATTCCCGGCGCGCGGCACATCCCGTTGGAAGAGTTGCCGCTCCGCGTGGCCGAGCTCGATCCGCAGCGCGAGTGGATCGTGGTCTGCCGCAGCGGCAACCGCAGCGCCAAAGCGTGCGCGTTTTTGGCCGAGCGCGGCTTCCGCGTCCGCAACCTGCAGGGCGGCATGCTGGCGTGGAACGAAACGGAAGGGGAGGGAGGAGCCAAGTAA
- a CDS encoding sulfurtransferase TusA family protein, with product MNIRVDKTIHCEGLSCPMPVVRTKKAIEELAPGQVLEVVATDRGSLADLKGWAQRVGHQYLGVKEEGGKFHHYIRRASAEEEKPETLFPHTASNEELAQKLAAGEAVKVLDVREPAEYAFGHIPGAINIPLGELEERLAELDPNETYFVICRTGNRSDLACQLLAEKGFARVKNVLPGMSKWEGPVETRV from the coding sequence ATGAACATTCGGGTGGACAAAACCATTCATTGCGAAGGGCTTTCCTGCCCGATGCCGGTGGTCCGGACCAAAAAAGCCATTGAGGAACTGGCTCCGGGCCAGGTGCTGGAGGTGGTGGCCACCGACCGCGGATCCCTCGCCGACCTCAAAGGCTGGGCCCAACGGGTCGGTCACCAGTACCTCGGCGTCAAGGAAGAAGGAGGAAAATTTCACCATTACATCCGCCGGGCCTCGGCAGAGGAAGAAAAGCCGGAAACGCTCTTTCCGCACACCGCATCCAACGAGGAGCTGGCGCAAAAACTGGCGGCGGGCGAGGCCGTGAAGGTCCTCGATGTGCGCGAGCCGGCGGAGTACGCCTTTGGCCACATTCCCGGCGCGATCAACATTCCGCTCGGCGAGCTGGAGGAGAGGCTGGCCGAGCTGGATCCCAACGAGACCTACTTCGTCATCTGCCGCACCGGGAACCGCAGCGACTTGGCCTGCCAGCTCCTTGCCGAAAAGGGGTTTGCCCGGGTGAAAAACGTGCTTCCGGGCATGTCCAAGTGGGAAGGCCCCGTGGAAACCCGCGTGTAA
- a CDS encoding DsrE/DsrF/DrsH-like family protein gives MADKKKRVAIIASTGGLETAYKVLNIATAAAALDAEVAVFFTFDGLSIIHKDAASMLQLGPGKEHLKENFAKAGVPTIPELLNMAKESGVKLIACQMTMDVMGLDRSHFIDGVDVGGAATFLDFAFDADVTLSF, from the coding sequence ATGGCGGACAAGAAAAAGCGTGTGGCCATCATTGCGTCGACGGGCGGGCTCGAGACGGCCTACAAAGTGCTGAACATCGCCACGGCGGCGGCAGCCCTTGACGCGGAGGTGGCCGTGTTCTTCACCTTCGACGGGCTCTCCATCATCCACAAGGACGCCGCGTCGATGCTGCAACTGGGGCCTGGCAAGGAGCACTTGAAGGAAAACTTCGCCAAAGCCGGCGTGCCGACCATCCCCGAACTCCTCAACATGGCCAAGGAGTCCGGCGTCAAGCTGATCGCCTGCCAGATGACGATGGACGTCATGGGGCTCGACCGTTCCCACTTCATCGACGGCGTCGACGTGGGCGGCGCGGCGACGTTCCTCGACTTCGCCTTTGACGCCGACGTGACGCTGAGCTTCTGA
- a CDS encoding MBL fold metallo-hydrolase — MGNVPVITPKELHEKIASGQPVFILDVRNEDEYANWKIEGKHVTSINVPYFAFVEEDASVWEAIPKDVKDIVVVCAKGGASEFVAEQLREKGYNAVSLKGGMLAWSQFYHPELVAFDENLKLYQVNRLAKGCLSYVLISEGEALVVDPNRHVDVYLELAQKEGATIRHIVDTHLHADHISGGPELAKRTGATYYLPSSDVQDGTVSFEPLERHEQIHMGKVVVEVLAIPTPGHTPGSTSLLVNKKFLLSGDTIFVGGLGRPDLGGKAKEWAQMLYDTVFKTIANLPDDVYVLPAHYADVQEINDRGIVGATLGEIRRSNEIMRTQDRERFTETVAASAQAEKPPNFETIVAINRGLQSVTPEEATELEIGPNRCAAHHSTL, encoded by the coding sequence ATGGGCAACGTGCCGGTCATTACGCCCAAGGAACTGCATGAGAAGATCGCTTCTGGCCAGCCCGTCTTCATCCTCGACGTGCGCAACGAGGACGAATACGCGAACTGGAAAATCGAAGGGAAACACGTCACCTCGATCAACGTCCCGTACTTTGCCTTCGTGGAAGAAGATGCATCCGTGTGGGAGGCCATTCCCAAAGACGTCAAGGACATCGTCGTCGTCTGCGCCAAGGGTGGCGCGTCGGAGTTTGTGGCCGAGCAGCTGCGCGAGAAGGGGTACAACGCCGTCTCGCTCAAAGGCGGCATGCTGGCGTGGAGCCAGTTCTATCACCCCGAATTGGTGGCGTTCGATGAGAACCTGAAACTGTACCAGGTCAACCGTTTGGCCAAAGGGTGCCTCTCGTACGTGCTTATTTCGGAAGGGGAAGCGCTGGTCGTCGACCCGAACCGCCACGTTGACGTCTATCTCGAGCTCGCCCAGAAGGAAGGGGCGACGATCCGGCACATCGTCGACACGCACCTGCACGCCGACCACATTTCCGGCGGGCCGGAACTGGCCAAGCGGACGGGGGCAACCTACTACTTGCCGTCGAGCGACGTGCAGGACGGCACCGTCTCCTTCGAGCCGTTGGAGCGCCATGAGCAGATCCACATGGGCAAGGTGGTCGTGGAAGTGCTGGCCATCCCCACGCCGGGGCACACGCCAGGATCGACGTCGCTCCTGGTGAACAAGAAATTCCTCCTGTCTGGCGACACCATCTTCGTCGGCGGCCTCGGGCGGCCCGATTTGGGCGGCAAGGCCAAGGAATGGGCGCAGATGCTCTACGACACGGTGTTCAAAACGATCGCCAACCTGCCGGATGACGTTTACGTGCTTCCGGCCCACTATGCCGACGTGCAAGAGATCAACGACCGTGGCATCGTGGGGGCGACCCTCGGCGAGATTCGCCGCAGCAACGAAATCATGCGCACGCAAGACCGGGAACGCTTCACGGAAACGGTGGCCGCTTCGGCCCAAGCCGAGAAGCCGCCGAACTTTGAGACGATCGTGGCCATCAACCGCGGCCTGCAGTCGGTGACGCCGGAAGAGGCCACGGAGCTCGAAATCGGGCCCAATCGCTGTGCGGCCCACCACAGCACGCTGTAA
- a CDS encoding sulfurtransferase TusA family protein — MADLVVDARGLSCPMPIVKAKKGIESLQPGQVMELIATDKGSVNDVQAWAKQAGHEVLSVEERNGEYHFRIKKG; from the coding sequence ATGGCCGATTTGGTTGTCGACGCGCGCGGGCTGTCGTGCCCCATGCCGATTGTCAAAGCGAAGAAGGGCATCGAATCCCTGCAGCCCGGACAAGTGATGGAGCTCATCGCCACCGACAAGGGCTCGGTAAATGACGTGCAAGCCTGGGCAAAGCAGGCCGGACATGAGGTCCTGTCGGTGGAGGAGCGGAACGGCGAATACCATTTTCGCATCAAAAAGGGGTAA
- a CDS encoding DUF302 domain-containing protein, whose protein sequence is MEGFAIRFTTERSLEDVRERLREALAKRGFGVLWELDVAETLAKKGQPVAGPFVVWEVCKPAVAAEALAENADAVFLLPCKLGAYARDGRTVVGMIRPTHLASPFGERLAAIGRDVEEELVAALREATQDA, encoded by the coding sequence ATGGAAGGCTTTGCGATTCGCTTCACCACCGAACGTTCCCTTGAAGACGTGCGCGAGCGGCTGCGGGAGGCGCTCGCGAAGCGCGGATTCGGTGTGTTGTGGGAACTGGATGTGGCGGAGACGTTGGCGAAAAAGGGACAGCCCGTTGCGGGGCCATTTGTCGTGTGGGAGGTGTGCAAGCCGGCGGTGGCGGCAGAGGCGCTGGCGGAAAACGCCGATGCCGTCTTCCTCTTGCCCTGCAAACTGGGGGCGTACGCCCGTGACGGCCGCACGGTGGTCGGGATGATTCGGCCGACCCACCTGGCGTCGCCGTTTGGCGAACGGCTGGCCGCCATCGGGCGCGACGTCGAGGAGGAACTCGTGGCGGCGCTCCGCGAGGCGACGCAAGACGCGTAA
- a CDS encoding DsrE/DsrF/DrsH-like family protein has translation MADKTTIIVFSGDLDKAMAAFIIANGAAAMGSEVTMFFTFWGLNILRKAHAAPGKKPWMERLFGAMMPKGPERLGLSKMNMGGLGARMMKWAMRRKNVSPLPQLMEMAREQGVKLVACTMSMDVLGIRPEELIDGVDFGGVATYLGEAYEAKLNLFI, from the coding sequence GTGGCCGACAAAACGACGATCATCGTGTTCAGCGGCGATCTCGACAAAGCGATGGCCGCCTTCATCATTGCCAACGGGGCGGCGGCCATGGGCAGCGAGGTGACGATGTTCTTTACCTTCTGGGGATTGAACATCCTGCGCAAAGCGCACGCCGCTCCCGGAAAGAAGCCCTGGATGGAGCGGCTGTTTGGCGCCATGATGCCGAAGGGGCCGGAACGCCTGGGCCTGTCCAAAATGAACATGGGCGGCCTGGGGGCCCGGATGATGAAATGGGCGATGCGGCGCAAAAACGTCTCCCCCTTGCCCCAGCTCATGGAGATGGCGCGGGAGCAAGGGGTGAAATTGGTCGCCTGCACCATGTCGATGGACGTGCTCGGCATTCGCCCTGAGGAGCTGATCGACGGCGTCGACTTCGGAGGCGTGGCGACGTACCTGGGCGAAGCGTACGAGGCGAAGCTGAATCTGTTCATTTGA
- a CDS encoding metal-sensitive transcriptional regulator: MRLKRVEGQIRGVLRMMEEEATCKEVVTQLTAARTAIDKAIAYLVATNMEQCILEELSKGGDSRKVVQEAIELLIKSR, from the coding sequence ATGCGGCTCAAACGCGTGGAAGGGCAGATCCGCGGCGTCCTGCGCATGATGGAAGAAGAGGCCACCTGCAAGGAGGTCGTCACGCAGCTCACCGCTGCCCGCACGGCCATCGACAAGGCCATCGCCTACCTCGTGGCGACGAACATGGAGCAGTGCATCCTCGAGGAGCTCTCGAAGGGCGGCGATTCGCGCAAGGTGGTGCAGGAGGCCATCGAATTGCTCATCAAAAGCCGCTAA
- a CDS encoding DUF1885 family protein: MGETATIKLVEGSTQQTITLEEVKALLERYIEQTTKTGQQLGWNYQEHAFPYTIEARPEAEGNWFLLRGKNPGYRAIVVGVGTEPYTVTVERPKEGADGETETVTETRQRAYIAVHLPDVSTHGDKAKANEFCKYLAKTLQAELHLFNGRVMYYNPRKG, encoded by the coding sequence TTGGGCGAAACGGCGACCATCAAACTGGTGGAAGGCTCGACCCAGCAGACGATTACCCTCGAGGAGGTGAAGGCGCTGCTCGAGCGGTACATCGAGCAGACGACCAAGACGGGGCAGCAGCTCGGGTGGAACTATCAGGAGCACGCCTTTCCGTACACCATCGAAGCGCGCCCGGAAGCGGAAGGGAACTGGTTTTTGCTGCGGGGGAAAAACCCAGGCTACCGGGCCATCGTCGTCGGCGTCGGCACCGAACCGTATACGGTGACCGTCGAACGGCCAAAGGAAGGGGCGGACGGGGAAACGGAAACCGTCACAGAAACGCGCCAGCGGGCCTACATCGCCGTGCACCTGCCCGACGTCAGCACCCATGGCGACAAGGCCAAGGCCAACGAGTTTTGCAAATATTTGGCCAAGACCTTGCAAGCCGAGCTGCACCTGTTTAACGGGCGCGTCATGTATTACAACCCGCGCAAGGGCTAA
- a CDS encoding 4Fe-4S binding protein, translating into MGTFAKRLSQAAFLVLFGLVPLLDVFRIDVTTGTVYVFRQAVSFSESSVLLLAVVFLVLVFVTLSQWFRRGFCLWICPHNTFSAYLLRLTRWRFLAGHPAVRQTVNLLVAAFFAPVIAFLFLAYFVDPRRLWANLQEGTLDNLLLRIELGFTLFFFVMIAFLRHRFCRYACPYGFLQMVFAAPQAEPGQRPFLRKTNLLLGLLTLSVAAALTFAVFTSTGLELFVTPAATGIPSNGHLTSIYTLTVTNLRNQPRTVRFSYRGIPPTWDVSLPEALRVGPQQSVSHPLTFRVGPSSQGQPAVITVDAILPNGRSRSVTFAVYPQPIRSHGFRLLPRFAPGPL; encoded by the coding sequence GTGGGAACCTTCGCAAAACGGTTGTCCCAGGCGGCATTCCTCGTGCTGTTCGGTTTGGTTCCCCTTCTGGACGTGTTCCGGATTGACGTCACCACCGGCACCGTTTACGTGTTCCGGCAGGCCGTTTCCTTTTCCGAATCCTCTGTGTTGCTCCTGGCGGTCGTGTTCCTCGTGCTCGTCTTTGTGACCCTCTCCCAATGGTTTCGCCGCGGGTTTTGCCTCTGGATCTGCCCCCACAACACCTTTTCGGCCTACCTGCTGCGTCTTACGCGGTGGCGCTTTTTGGCCGGCCATCCGGCCGTTCGCCAGACGGTCAACCTGTTGGTGGCGGCCTTCTTCGCGCCCGTCATCGCCTTTTTATTTTTGGCCTACTTCGTCGATCCGCGTCGCTTGTGGGCCAACCTTCAGGAAGGTACGCTGGACAACCTGCTGCTCCGCATCGAACTGGGCTTCACCCTGTTCTTTTTCGTCATGATCGCTTTCCTTCGTCACCGCTTTTGTCGCTATGCCTGCCCTTACGGATTCTTGCAAATGGTGTTTGCCGCTCCCCAGGCCGAACCCGGACAGCGGCCGTTTCTGCGCAAAACCAATCTCCTCCTTGGCCTGCTTACGCTTTCCGTTGCTGCCGCCTTAACGTTCGCCGTGTTTACGTCTACGGGGCTGGAACTTTTCGTGACGCCCGCCGCGACCGGCATTCCCTCAAACGGACACCTCACGTCCATCTACACCCTGACCGTCACCAACCTGCGCAACCAGCCGCGAACGGTTCGCTTCTCCTACCGGGGAATTCCTCCCACGTGGGACGTTTCCCTCCCCGAAGCCCTGCGCGTCGGTCCGCAGCAATCCGTATCCCATCCCCTAACGTTCCGCGTCGGTCCGTCCTCACAGGGACAGCCGGCGGTCATCACCGTCGACGCCATCTTGCCCAACGGCCGGAGCCGGTCCGTCACCTTTGCCGTCTATCCCCAACCCATCCGGTCGCACGGGTTTCGCCTGCTTCCCCGATTCGCCCCCGGTCCATTGTAA
- a CDS encoding DUF3055 domain-containing protein: MENFERLYDEVENAHVRFIGFTTEHTRYDFGILFTRKFFGKPLVICMQTGRATTLCADEAANVDYIQQHFAIQHREDAEFLSHFFQQILPSVPMESEY, from the coding sequence ATGGAGAACTTTGAGCGCCTGTACGACGAAGTGGAAAACGCGCATGTTCGGTTTATCGGGTTTACCACGGAGCACACCCGCTATGATTTCGGCATTCTGTTTACGCGCAAGTTTTTCGGCAAACCGCTGGTCATTTGCATGCAAACGGGGCGCGCCACCACGCTCTGTGCCGACGAGGCGGCCAACGTTGATTACATCCAGCAGCATTTCGCCATCCAACACCGCGAGGACGCCGAATTTTTGTCCCATTTCTTCCAGCAAATCCTTCCTTCCGTCCCCATGGAATCGGAATACTGA
- a CDS encoding GapA-binding peptide SR1P encodes MGTIVCQCCDRIIAHFDAEKVNVLFGVCSRCAEGQQDETPNA; translated from the coding sequence ATGGGAACGATTGTGTGCCAATGTTGTGACCGCATTATCGCGCATTTTGACGCCGAAAAGGTCAATGTTCTCTTCGGCGTTTGCTCCCGCTGCGCGGAGGGGCAGCAGGACGAGACGCCGAATGCCTAA